The window GGCCGTCGACGCGTCGTGCGTTTCCTCCGTCATGTGCGCCGAGGCGTCGTACCCGGTGAAGGTGTACTGGGCCATCAGCAGGCCGAGCAGGACGACGTAGAAGCTGCTGCCCCAGCCCGTGTTGTTCACGAACTCCGTGAACACGAAGGACGCCGACTGGTGCTGGTCCGGCGCGAACGTCAGCGCGCCCACGATGACCGCCACACCCACCACGTGCCACCACACGCTGACGCTGTTGAGGAGGCCGACGATCCGTACGCCGAAGGTGTTCAACAGGCCGTGCAGGACCAGGATCCCGGCGAAGAGCAGGATCGTACGGCCCGGGGTGACCTCGAAGTCGAACTGCAGGTTCAGATACGCGCCCAGGAACGAGGCCGCGCCGAAGTCGATGCCCGCGGTCACCGCGACCTGGCCGAGCACGTTGAACCAGCCCGTGAACCACGCCCAGGCCGCGGCCGTACGCGGGGGCGCGAGGCGGTGGGCCCAGAAGTAGAGGCCGGCGGAGGTCGGGTACGCCGAACAGATCTCGGCCATCGCCAGCCCGACGAACAGGGTCATCAGACCCACCGCCACCCAGCCCCAGGTGATCACGGCGGGGCCGCCGGTGTTCATGCCGAACAGGTAGAGCGTCAGGCACCCGGAGAGCACCGAGATGATCGTGAAGGAGACCGCGTAGTTGGAGAACGCCGACATGCGGCGGGCGAGGACCTGCGTGTAGCCGAGCTGCGCGAGACGTTCCTCGTCCGACAGCCCACTTGCTCTGGCGTCATCTGTCATGCCCCCAGCAATTCCCCTGCCGGGGGTGTGACATGCGCCACGGAGGGGCTCGTTTGGCTAAATATGAGCCCCTCTGGCAACTGCCCTGCCCGAGACCGGCAACCGGCCCCACCCGCGGGTCGAGTGTCCCGCACGTCCGTGGCCCCGGCTCCCGGTCCGGCCGGTTCCGGGAACGCCGAAGGGGCCCGTACGACCAAGGTCGTACGGGCCCCTTCAGTTGCTCAGCTTCAGTTGCTCAGCGGGCCGATCGGCCGTCGCCGCTCAGGCGATGTCAGCCGTTGCGCTTCCAGCGCGGCTTGTCGTCACGGCGCCCGAAGGACGGGCCCGAGCCGGAACCGGCGCCGCGGTGGTCGTCACGACGGCCGTAGGGACGGTCGTGGCCACCGGAGCGGAAGCCGCCGCCGGAGGGACGGTCACCCTGCCGGTCGCGGTTGAACGGGCGGTCGCTGCCCCTGTGACCGGCGGGACGGTCGTCGCGGCGGAAGCCACCACGGTCGCCGCGGTCGCCACCGGCGGGACGGTCGTCACGGCGGTCACGGTTGAAGCCACCCGAGGGGCGGTCGTCGCGACGGAAACCACCGCGGTCGCCGCCACGGTCACCACCGCGGTCATCACGACGGTCACGGTTGAAGCCGCCCGACGGACGGTCGTCGCGACGGAAGCCGCCACGGTCGCCACCGGAGGGACGCTCGTCACGACGGTCACGGTTGAAACCGCCCGAGGGGCGGTCGTCACGACGGAAACCACCGCGGTCGCCGCCACGGTCACCACCGCGGTCGTCACGACGGTCGTCGCGGCGGAAGCCACCGGACGGACGGTCGTCGCGGCGGAAACCGCCACGGTCGCCACCCCGGTCGCCACCGCGGTCACGGTTGAAGCCACCCGACGGACGGTCGTCACGACGGTCACGGCGCTCGTAGTTGCCACGCTCGTCACGACGCTGACGCGGCTGCTCCTCGCGAGCGGCAGCGGCGGCGGCTTCCTCGGCCACCGCCTGCTCGGCGACGGCAGCGGCGGCGGCCTCGACCACGGCGGCGGCCTCGGCGAGCGCGGCCTCCGGGTCCTCGCCACGCTCACGCGCGGCCCGGGCGATCAGCCGGTCCGACTCCTCGCGCAGCTCGACGGCACGACGCTGCGCGCGCTCCAGCTGCTTGGTGAGGTCGGAGACCTCGCGCTCGGCCTGCTGCGCGGCGTTGCCCGCGGACTCGGCCTGGACCTCGGTCATCGACCGGGCACCGGTGATGTCGGCGACCTCCGGGTCGAAGGTCGTACCGCCCTGGATGATGTGGCGCGAGGCGTCGACGCCCGCGTCCTCCATCAGCCGGAAGATCTGGCGGCGCTGGTGCGGCAGGGAGAGCGAGACGACCGTGCCGGAGCGGCCCGCGCGGGCCGTACGGCCGGAGCGGTGCAGGTAGTCCTTGTGGTCGCCGGCCGGGTCCACGTTCAGGACCAGGTCGATGCCGTCGACGTGGATACCGCGGGCGGCCACGTCGGTCGCGACGAGCGCGTTGACGTAACCCTTCTTGAAGTCCTCGAGCACGCGGGTACGAGCGCCCTGGGTCATACCGCCGTGCAGCGCGTCGGCCTTCACACCGGAGTCGCAGAGCTGCTCGGCGATGCGGTCGGCGCCCAGCTGGGTGCGGACGAAGATGATCGTGCGGCCCTTGCGGGAGGCGATCGCGGCCGTGACCGGCGCCTTGTCCTTGGGCTTCACGATGAGGATGTGGTGGGACATCGTCGTGACGTTGCCCTGGGCGCTGTCGACCTCGTGCGTGACCGGGTTGGTCAGGTAGCGCTTGACCAGCGTGGAGATCTCGTTCTCCATCGTGGCCGAGAACAGCATGCGCTGGCCGCCGCCCGGAATCTGGTCGAGCAGCTCGGTGACCTCGGGCAGGAAGCCCAGGTCGGACATCTGGTCGGCCTCGTCGAGGACCGCGACCTGGACGTTCTCCAGGGAGCAGGCGCCGCGGTTGATGATGTCGCGCAGCCGGCCCGGGGTGGCGACGAGGACGTCGACACCGCGCTCCAGCGCGTAGATCTGGTTGCCCATCGACGTACCGCCGCAGACGACCTTCATCTTCAGGCCGAGCACGTCGCCGTAGGGCTGGAGGGCGTCCGCGACCTGCATCGCGAGCTCACGCGTCGGCGTGAGGATGATGCCGCGGGGCTTCTTCTTCTCGGTGTGGCCGCCGGAGAGCTGCGTGAGCATCGGCAGACCGAAGGAGAGGGTCTTGCCGGAGCCGGTGCGGCCGCGGCCGAGGATGTCCTTGCCGGCCAGGGCGTCCGGGATGGTCGCGGCCTGGATCGGGAAGGGGGAGGTCACGCCGTTCTGCGCGAGCTTGCGCACGACGCCCTCGGGCAGACCCAGGTCGCCGAAGGTGACCTCGGGAACCTCGGGAGCCGCAGGCGCGGCAGTCTCGTCGACAGCGTCCCCGATGTTCTCGTTCTCGGGCACGACGACGTGATCAGTACTGGAAATGGACATGCGAATGCGAAACCTTCCGGAGTCTCGTACGGCACGCGCCCGTCAACTCCGTGATTTCGCAAACGACCGCCTCAATGCGGTCAGCCACGGCAAGGGAGAGTACGCGCCACACGGCGCGCTCTACTTGGCGCCGGGCAATGGGATCAAACGATCTACCACCATACGCACCCCCCACCCGGTAAGGCAAACCGGCTCCGAGAGGCTCCGGTCACACTGCCTCCGGGTCCTCTCGCCGAACGCGGGCGCACCCCCTGTGACCAGGCCAGATACGGTCAGGCCCGTTGTGACCGGCCAGGTGTGACCAGGTCGCTTCAGGCCTCGACACCGGCCTGGGGTGCCGGTTCCCGCCGCTCCACGAGCTGCGGTTCGGGCTCCGGGTGCGCCGAGGACGACGGCTCGGCGGTCGTGGGGTCCGGCGACGGAGGCGGCGGCTCCTCCTTGGTGGGTGTCGGCTCGGGGTCCGGTCGCGTCGGCGTGGGCTGGGCCTTTGTCGGTGAGGGCGCCCCCGGCTTGGGCTTCTTCCCGTCCTTGCCGTCCTTGCCCGGCTTGGGCGG is drawn from Streptomyces liliifuscus and contains these coding sequences:
- a CDS encoding amino acid permease, which translates into the protein MTDDARASGLSDEERLAQLGYTQVLARRMSAFSNYAVSFTIISVLSGCLTLYLFGMNTGGPAVITWGWVAVGLMTLFVGLAMAEICSAYPTSAGLYFWAHRLAPPRTAAAWAWFTGWFNVLGQVAVTAGIDFGAASFLGAYLNLQFDFEVTPGRTILLFAGILVLHGLLNTFGVRIVGLLNSVSVWWHVVGVAVIVGALTFAPDQHQSASFVFTEFVNNTGWGSSFYVVLLGLLMAQYTFTGYDASAHMTEETHDASTAGPKGIVQSIWTSWIAGFVLLLGFTFAIQSYDGALGSPTGVPPAQILLDALGATAGKLLLLVVIGAQLFCGMASVTANSRMIYAFSRDGALPFSHIWHTVSPRTRTPVAAVWLAALGALMLGLPYLINVTAYAAVTSIAVIGLYIAYVIPTLLRLRKGEAFQRGPWHLGRWSRPIGIVAVAWVGVITILFMLPQVSPVTWETFNYAPIAVLAVLGFAAAWWFASARHWFLNPNHERTHAREASRAGAPDPVDP
- a CDS encoding DEAD/DEAH box helicase gives rise to the protein MSISSTDHVVVPENENIGDAVDETAAPAAPEVPEVTFGDLGLPEGVVRKLAQNGVTSPFPIQAATIPDALAGKDILGRGRTGSGKTLSFGLPMLTQLSGGHTEKKKPRGIILTPTRELAMQVADALQPYGDVLGLKMKVVCGGTSMGNQIYALERGVDVLVATPGRLRDIINRGACSLENVQVAVLDEADQMSDLGFLPEVTELLDQIPGGGQRMLFSATMENEISTLVKRYLTNPVTHEVDSAQGNVTTMSHHILIVKPKDKAPVTAAIASRKGRTIIFVRTQLGADRIAEQLCDSGVKADALHGGMTQGARTRVLEDFKKGYVNALVATDVAARGIHVDGIDLVLNVDPAGDHKDYLHRSGRTARAGRSGTVVSLSLPHQRRQIFRLMEDAGVDASRHIIQGGTTFDPEVADITGARSMTEVQAESAGNAAQQAEREVSDLTKQLERAQRRAVELREESDRLIARAARERGEDPEAALAEAAAVVEAAAAAVAEQAVAEEAAAAAAREEQPRQRRDERGNYERRDRRDDRPSGGFNRDRGGDRGGDRGGFRRDDRPSGGFRRDDRRDDRGGDRGGDRGGFRRDDRPSGGFNRDRRDERPSGGDRGGFRRDDRPSGGFNRDRRDDRGGDRGGDRGGFRRDDRPSGGFNRDRRDDRPAGGDRGDRGGFRRDDRPAGHRGSDRPFNRDRQGDRPSGGGFRSGGHDRPYGRRDDHRGAGSGSGPSFGRRDDKPRWKRNG